In Thermococcus camini, a genomic segment contains:
- a CDS encoding cobyric acid synthase, with translation MGDALMVLGTSSGAGKSLLVTALCQIFSNLGYDVVPFKSQNMSLNAAPSIEGGEISRAQYLQAIACRKKPSVKFNPILLKPEGNMRSQVVFMGKPVGSVSARDYMLSKKEELFRKAMTVLNELKEKHDLVIIEGAGSPVEINLKDYDIANTRVMLHAKAKGILVTDIDRGGSFASIVGTMELLNEREREAIIGFVFNRFRGDASLLKPGFEYLEKRYGKPTLGVIPYVEHRLPEEDSLAEFPKVRGELHIQVIKLPHISNFTDFEPLHWANGVDYVTKAEEIKGDVIIVPGSKNTVEDLLWMRENGIEEAVLEAHREGSFVVGICGGFQMLGEKIIDTVESKRGEVKGIGLLPAKTVFEKTKRTNHLTAKVLWGPAKGTAVEGYEIRFGRSTSERPFSVITAINGAKTFEPEGAIGKRAFGTYLHGIFHNFIFTERFLNFLRSEKGLEPVSIERWSIEEEIERFAGIVERNLDVERILGELGL, from the coding sequence ATGGGAGATGCCTTGATGGTCTTAGGAACCTCGTCCGGAGCTGGCAAGTCGCTCCTCGTCACGGCACTATGCCAGATTTTCTCGAACCTCGGCTACGACGTCGTTCCATTCAAGAGCCAGAACATGAGCCTGAACGCAGCGCCGAGCATCGAAGGGGGCGAGATAAGCAGGGCGCAGTATTTGCAGGCGATAGCGTGCAGAAAAAAGCCCAGCGTTAAGTTCAACCCGATTCTGCTCAAGCCTGAGGGCAACATGAGAAGCCAGGTCGTCTTCATGGGGAAGCCAGTGGGAAGCGTTTCGGCCAGAGACTACATGCTGTCCAAGAAGGAGGAGCTCTTCAGGAAAGCGATGACCGTTCTCAACGAGCTGAAGGAGAAGCACGACCTCGTTATAATTGAAGGCGCCGGCAGTCCGGTCGAAATCAACCTCAAGGACTACGACATAGCGAACACGAGGGTGATGCTCCACGCAAAGGCAAAGGGAATCCTCGTTACAGACATAGACCGGGGCGGGAGCTTTGCCTCGATAGTGGGCACGATGGAGCTTTTGAATGAACGCGAGAGGGAAGCGATAATCGGCTTCGTCTTCAACAGGTTCCGGGGGGATGCATCGCTCCTAAAGCCCGGCTTCGAGTACCTTGAAAAGCGCTACGGGAAGCCCACCTTGGGCGTTATCCCGTACGTCGAGCACCGCTTACCGGAGGAGGACTCCTTAGCAGAGTTTCCAAAAGTCAGAGGCGAGCTCCACATACAGGTAATCAAGCTGCCCCACATAAGCAACTTCACCGACTTTGAGCCCCTCCACTGGGCCAACGGCGTTGATTACGTCACCAAAGCGGAGGAAATCAAAGGTGATGTTATCATAGTCCCCGGGAGCAAAAACACCGTTGAGGATTTGCTCTGGATGAGGGAGAACGGAATTGAGGAGGCCGTCTTGGAGGCCCACCGCGAGGGTTCTTTCGTCGTCGGGATCTGCGGCGGCTTTCAGATGCTGGGTGAGAAGATAATAGATACTGTTGAGTCGAAGCGCGGTGAGGTAAAGGGCATCGGCCTCCTGCCTGCCAAGACAGTCTTCGAGAAAACCAAGAGGACGAACCACTTAACCGCTAAAGTTCTGTGGGGGCCGGCAAAGGGAACGGCGGTTGAGGGCTACGAGATACGCTTCGGCAGGAGCACCTCTGAGAGGCCTTTCTCAGTTATAACCGCCATCAACGGGGCGAAAACTTTCGAGCCTGAAGGTGCGATTGGCAAGAGAGCCTTTGGGACTTACCTCCACGGCATCTTCCACAACTTTATCTTCACAGAGCGCTTCCTTAACTTTCTGAGGTCTGAGAAGGGCCTTGAGCCGGTTTCGATTGAGCGGTGGAGCATAGAGGAGGAAATTGAGAGGTTCGCGGGGATTGTT